aattttcatttgaaattattatttgctttaatttaaaaattctgtgtactggggaaaattatattttgtagttATTAGGTGTAATATTCTGCATGTGACTGTTAGGTCAATTTTGCTTATTGTGATGTTCAGATCTTCTACATCCTTATGGTACTTATTTGTCCGCCCATTTGGTCAGTTACTGAGGGAAGTGTGCTTATGTCCCCAGTGATTATGgatttctgtatttctctttctagttctggccatttttgctttctgtatttTGAGTCCATGTTATTAAATGCATCCAAATTTGgggttattttactttttagtaatttCAGTGTTTTATCATTATTTCATATACTTCTTCATCTCTAGTGGTGATTATCGCCTTAAAGCCAACCCTGACTGATACTAATGTAACCACATCaatttgtttgattattttttacaTGATTAATTTTTCACATATTGTTCAACTTTTCTATATCTCTGTGTTTTAGATGTTGGCTTATAAATAGCAGGtagttctgttttgtttatttaaaggCACAGTTAGGACATTTGATGTATTGAGTCTAAATCTTTGTCAGTCGTTTAAGGTTGATAGTCTTTAAACAATAATTTCTCATATTCAGAAAACAGTTTATTAACATCTATaagtttaagaaacatttatctgatttgtatataaatatgcaGGGATTTGTGAAGTCTTCTCATTTCCTATTACTTCTTTGGCTtttatataatgaaaagaaatccAGGGGCTAAAATATGCTAAGGACGATAATTCTAATCTggtgtttggtttggtttgcaaCTCATCTTTATTGCGATTTACTTACCTAATCCAAATAAACATGGCATAACAATATATCTCTCTtgcaaaatactataaaaattttattattgattaCAGGGCTGTGACTCCCAAATGAGCGTGTCAGAAATGTCATGTAGTGAAAGTACATCCTCATGTCAGTCTCTTGAACACGGCTCAGTTCCAGAAATTCTTATTGGCCTGCTTTATAATGCCACAACTGGAAGACTATCAGCAGAAGTGATAAAAGGCAGCCACTTCAAAAATTTGGCAGCAAATAGACCACCCAGTgagtgaaaaataactttttaaattctaatgttttctttacttttgggACTCTCAGTACTAGGGACTTCAATCCTATCATTTAGTCTTAACCAATCAAAATGAAATGGTGTAATCATCAGCTAATCtgtttcatgttttctatttccaGTCATTTGGGAAGtagaaaaatttgaaattcaaagtATTAATAGTAAGGTGAcagaacttttaatttttcatagtgtctgcaaaataaattatctctaTCATCTTTTAATGCCAAAAAAGGTTACAGGGCCTTTAAAAGTGAGTAATGTTCACAAATATGAACAGGAATGTGTATAGCTATTGTTAACTGAAGACTAATGTGTTTTCTATCTGCATGCAGTACTATgaactattttatttacttctatattttccttctttctcccttaaCAATTTAAGAAGAAACTATTACTTcacattttttctcctttaaaattatAACCCAGTACTGCCAGTAGAgactttttttagatggaatggGCTTTGCTCTTACCAGGACAAACAGAATAAGGAACAGTTTGCAGTTTACCCTGGATACTAAGAAAGAAAAGCTAGATGGCATACCTCTGCCCTGACTGTATGCATGTTATACCTGTTACTGTTCTCTCTCCAGATCTCTCTCCCAGTTCAACAGGGCCAGGGTAGGTTATGGGAGGATAGTGAAATTGTCACCCAATATACCTCTAAATTGTTGGTACCTGTAAGAGGTAAACTGGGAAAGTGGCagcttttttttggggggagacaGAGTTctgttcttgtcgcccaggctggagtgcgatggcacaatctcagctcactgcaacctccgcctcccaggttcaagcagttctcctgcctcagcctcctgagtagctgggactccaggcacccaccaccatacccagctattattttgtatttttagtagagacgggtttcaccatgttgatcaagctgatctcaagctcctgacctcaggtgatccatctgcctcggcctcccaaagtgctgggattacaggcgtgagccaccgcacccggcccagctTCTTTATACTTAGCTAAAATTAAAGCTGTTAATGCCGTAAACTAAAAACTtgaaaagaaatctgaaataatAATGCCaccttaaattttcttaaaataattctcACAGACTTAATGCCATGTTTTATTCCAAGAAGCAAGTAATTAGTATAGGAGTAGGGCCAGGAAcagtatctcatgcctgtaattccaacactttaggagtctgaggcgggaggatcacttgagcccaggatttcaagaccagcctgggcaacaaagtgagaccctgactctacaaaaaatttaaaaattagccaggcgtggtggcttgagcctgtagtgccagctactcaggacagtgaggtggaaggatcgcttgagcctgggagatcaaggctgcagtgagccaagattgcaccactgcacaccagcctgggtgacagagcaagaccctgtcttaaacaacaaaaaaaaattggccaggtgcggtggctcacgcctgtaatcccagcactttgggaggccgaggcgggcagatcacgaggttaggagatcgagaccatcttagccaacatggtgaaaccccgcctctactaaaatacaaaaaattagctgggcatggtggcgcacgcctgtaatcccagttacttgggaggctgaggcaggggaatcgcttgaacccaggtggtggaggttgcagtgagctgagatcgcgccactgcattccagcctggtgacagagcaagactccatctaaaaaaataataataatcaattaattaattaaaattttaaaaataaaggaggagTAACTTTTTTACCCTTGAATTAAATTAACTGTTTCTAGttgtcataaaaattatttatgcaaTGGAAGTAAAAagttattataatatattataatactggaaaacaattttggaaataatATTGGAAAGTTTGCTTCGTACATATATCATAGAAGGTATCTATCCCTGAATTAAAAGTCTGAAGGCTTAAATTCATATTGCTACCCTTGGACAGTTGACCTCACTCCCTTAAGTCTGTTTATTTGTAGGTAAAATTAAGGTCATGTATCTCACAGGGTAATTGTGAGACTCAAATCAGAGAAAGGTGCATAAAAGAAGGATGGAATTATTATTGTCCCCTTTCTCATTTCAGAAGGAGAAATtgagtggggaaaaaagaagCAATTTCTAGAATAAACAGATTTGGTAGTGTGACTTGATCATCTTCATTAGTATACACTTAGAATGCAAACTCAAAAGGCCTGGGGGATAATGAAATAAGTAAAACTCATAGGTGAAAGATGGGGAGAGGTGAGGCCTGTGACAAACACGAGAGTGCACACGCTGCCAGAAGACTTTGAGATTCACAGATTGTTAGCACTGTACTGGATAAATAGAGCATTGTTTAGGGTCACATTGAGCCCCCAGTTATCAATTTGCCACTTGTGCTTTAACTAATAATTTACTAcattttttcacaaatatttagctggagatactaaaaaatagaatgaaatgatACGTTTGCCTTTCTTTCCTTACTGTAGTCAACTCTGATAGAAACAGAGCAACAAGGATCACAACTAAAAGGGAGGTCTGGCCAAGTGCAGGGATGGATAATAAACAGATGACAAAAGATTAACATCTGCAACATAGAGTCAATGTTTCAGGTTACAGAGTAGGTTATAGCAATTGCCGTTATTTTACCATTAGACCTTCAGTATAAGGATAATTCATGGTGTTAGGTGGGAGGTAACTAGAAAGTAAGTATAAGTCAATTTAAAGCCATTTTATGAAAGTGgaatatttataaagtaaaaggtAAAACAGTTTTATCAGTTTGTCCTAAACAGTACATATTATATAAGATTATAGCCCCTCATATATACCTAGGTTATAAACTTTGAACTATGTTATAGACTGAATAATCcccatttttccaaagaaagagCAATATTCAAGAGCAAAAATTTCAATAGTCCTATTTTGTTTTgcataattaatttatatatattggGAGTAGTAAaagtatttgaaatattaaattgatacattttaaatttagcaATAATAAGCATAATAATAATCCTGATGATCCTTATAATTACTCTTATTCAGTCTTTTATAGTTTGATAATGTGCATGATTCTATGTTCAATGTGCTTTAGACCAAGAGGATATCATTAAAAATATGTCCCCCTTTAAAAAAGTGTAATTTTTGTTTAAGATTACACAATAACCTTAAAAATTCTCATCCCATGAAATTTGCCCAACATCCCTTTTGTTCAGTCCTCTAGCTGAATTAAAATGCTAAAGTTTTGTGTTCTTCCACTCCAGTGAACAGTGTTTCCTCTTTAATTCTAACCTTTGACCCTCTTTCACCCAACGATTGACATCTggtcattatttcttttactgcttTCCACCCCCTGTTGTCAGATGGACTGTTCTGTTGTCTAAAACACTTGATAGGTGGACAGGTTTATATAATCCGAGGTGAGTTCCTGTAGAGGCTAATTGGATGTTGTCTTTTCATGCAAAACCAAAATACCCTAAAACTTGCCAGCAGTGAAGCTGTCCACCATGTTGGTTTCCAAAACAATGCACATTTATTATCTGTGGTACTTTAAATAAAACTAACTTAGAATTTATCTCTGATTATGGATGATGGTATTCAGAGCATATATGAAATaagcaaaactttttaaaataaaaattgttattttttcattcatttgtactTTGATTCATACAACAGAAATAGATATTTCCTGATAAATattgtaattttctttaaaattaattgaaattttgATATGAAGTACACATGATGGATCACCATGCTGAAGATCATTTGCATGAGTCTAAAAAACTTGAAAACACAGTCTTATAAAGAGAGGATTTGTCTCCCAAATAATCAGGCAATGAACTGTTACGTTTCACTTCGTACACTAAACATcacatcaattttttttgtaattcataAAAATAGTTCAGATATCattcttaaaattttacattaaatttgTGCCAAAAAACAATCCTATTGTATTTTAACTATCCTGAAAGCACATTAAATGTACTCTTGCATGCAACCAGGCGAAAGTTTTACTTGGTTTGCTAAACTTTGAACCCTTAATGCATTTGGCTTCATTTTTGcccttaaatgtttttaaagtatatttaaaaaccacatccatgcagagattttttttcacatttcatcCTAAGCTGTTTTGATGTCATCTTTGCAttcttgtcttcttttcctcttcaccATTTGCCttcatttctatttgtttgtttattcttattCTCTGAAAACAGTGGAATGCTTTACAGTGTTGTGGCTAATTGAGCTTGCTAAGTGTTTATTAATGCTATGATGTCCTGCTTAGTGAAGCTAAATGGGAAGGGGAATGGGCAGGGGAGGGTAGTGGGAGGTCAAGaatggggtgggagggtggaggaAGGATTATGAGGTATACCTTTAAATTCTAACTATTACATAGAAATAGTAAAGTGAAGATATTATTACTCCCAAAATATCTTTGGCCTACTTAGCATTCTCTGTATTTGTCACATATTATAAGCATCTACATCAAAATGGAATTGGTTGAATTTCCATTAAACATGGTATACACCATATCCTTATAAAGTATAAATACTTAATTTTCTTAACCTATAAGAAAATTGTTTTGAGTTTGTTTCAAATGATAtttgtgatatgttgtttttttcttctttagatacATATGTTAAGTTAACTCTACTGAATTCCATGGGTCAAGAGATGTCCAAATGCAAGACATCCATTCGCAGAGGGCAGCCAAATCCAGTATACAAggaaacttttgtttttcaagtgGCCCTATTTCAGCTTTCTGATGTGACACTCATACTGTCTGTGTATAACAAACGCagcatgaaaagaaaagagatgataGGCTGGATTTCTTTAGGTCTAAACAGCTCTGGAGAAGAAGAACTCAATCACTGGACTGAAATGAAAGAGTCAAAAGGACAGCAAGTATGTAGATGGCATGCGTTGCTAGAGTCATGATGAATAGAATAAGCAAACAGTTATCATCCAAGGCAGCATATTTCCAATTCCAACATTATTGTTTCTACCAAGTCACCATTAGAAGAACTGTTCTTTGAAGAATCATATTCAACTTTCTATCAAAATGCTTTAAGTTTTATGGAAAGAACATCTCATACtgacataaatgaagaaaatatgtgtaTCTAGTAGAGCTTGTTTGGGAAACTGAGAAATGTACATTATCATTGCTAAACTAACAGCCCTCCAGAAATTTAATAAGatgttttttatttgaagttaattttaatttagCAAAAGAGCCAGTCATTttatgaaaaatcaaaattataagtGATTTTGAAAACCAGAATTTTAGTTGTGATGCAATTTTAATATCACCctacatattatttataaaacatagttTGACTGGCCAGTCCCTGGTGTTTGTAATGTTCTTTAATATGAAAAAGTAGTTCTCCAACTCTATCATAAGTCATATCTAATGGTGAAGGGTTTCAGTCACattgaaaattgttttatttcagacATGTTCCCTTTGTGCACTTAGTTTCATTGTGCCTCACTTCCTCTCAATAGCACTAAATCTAAGTGCAAACAAGTATTCATTTTCATACAGgaattttttaatatgttatttttttaaaagctcattttTCATTTGCCTCCGCTTTTGCCTGATCCAAAGAGACCAAGTCACTGTACTGGTCCCTTGCAAGTCTTCTAGACAGGTTGTACTGTAGAACTACGTAACTTTCTGTTGAAAGCACTTCCTGTATTCTTGTATTCCAATGTAGGAAGCTAATAGAGCAGGActttactttaaaatttctttcagtgATTGACTCTTCAGAATTGCAGTAGTGTGAAAATACGTTTTTTACAAACAAAATACAGTAGATAAGCtgttgaaaatggaaaacaattcaATATTAATTTTCTGCTCTGAGTATTTAGTAACCAACACTGCATAAAGCAGGTAGCATCCAAAATAAGAAACTGTTCTCTCTCTAAATCTTCACTCTTACTTCAATTTATATTTGTGATGTAAAGACTATCCAGTTCTCAGTTTGAATTGGAACATCATGTTAAAAACAGTTATGAGATTCCTTATGAAGTTTCTAGTAACTTGTGACTAGACTTTATGAAATTTACAGATAAAGTTCTTCAACGTGATGTCATCTTGTGCCTTTCATGTAAGTTAAATTTGCTCATACAGCTTGAAAGTTGTATTTGCAAAATTAAGCcttcaatttttataaatgtaaagatTCCTCAGAACAGTGTCGCAACATCTTTATTTCCTCTGAAGTATGTAAAAGTTGTATAATGTGCTAATTGTTTTAATGTCAAGgcactttcatttgtttttatatttaggaaCTCTAATCAGGAATATTAgaagctgttttctttttaattttacttcttacCTAATATATCATTTTATGCATATACTTTATTGgagtatgttttatatatattaaaaatagtttcttttttctccttttcatttctagttaaaatagacaaaaatctaCTATTTACCAGTTACTAAAAAGCAGTATATCATTGCTTCTAGTCCCAACTAAGTACTATATATTATTGTAAACTAGAACTTGTTATTACCATAATAACAAAACAATGCATAGATATTACTTCAGCTTGGCTGTACTGAAAGGCcttaaaagaaatccaaaaagaCCATGAACTTCtgtaatttttagtttaaaaaatggcAGCTCTATGCATTCATGCACatgaattataagaaaaaatacaaatgctaTATTGGATGACATGAGGTTTGAGAATGTTTGTTACAGAGCTGCATTAAAGGGAAAAATCCATCTTTTATTGTTATATCAATGAGCTTTTTccaggattttttaaataaatgagtaagaGTTAGAACCTGAATCAAATGGCAAAATATCTCATTTAAGTGTTTTCAGCAACAGTATGAAAAAAGACTTGAAGAGTGGATGTAGATTTTACTGAGAAATTATACTTAGGCATTTGTCCAACAGTGATCTTTTCTGACTTTGAAACAACTGATTGCATTGCTAACAACTGTTATCTTCCTAATAAAAAGAGTTATCAGTCTTATTTGTAACTGGAACAGAGCTTAGTGAAACACATTAGTAAGACCAGTTTGGTGCTTTCACTCTTAGAAAAAGACCTAACTAATTGTTATTTGTTAAATCTACCTGTTTTCAGACTATTCCCAGaattgtgtgtgtgagatttgATACATCCCTAGGGATTTATCTGGTATAAGTATCAAATCCTTCATGGCCTAAGAATTAATAAAcagttttttaatatttctggaaAGACCCTACCTCCACCCTAGCTGCCAAGTCCTCAAAGattatatatatgagtgtgtgtatctgtataaACACATGCACTTACACACATacaacataaatatgtatatgtatattcatttgTAAAGGCAAAGGTGCCCTGGCTTTTTCAGATAACTGAATAGAGAAACATTTCATaaatttaggattatttttctcctctgtgtatttaCTAGATATTATATTTGGTTTGGGTGCTTTCTGCTGCTATTCTCCTTTACACACAGCAAAGTATACATTTGTTTCTGTAGATTGACACAACTATAGTAATTACTCCCAAAAAGT
This region of Macaca fascicularis isolate 582-1 chromosome 1, T2T-MFA8v1.1 genomic DNA includes:
- the SYT14 gene encoding synaptotagmin-14 isoform X10 encodes the protein MKDMSAQGSSSQLPKPFDPEPEAKYGTLDVTFDYDSQEQKLLVTVTAVTDIPTYNRTGGNSWQVHLVLLPIKKQRAKTSIQRGPCPVFTETFKFNHVESEMIGNYAVRFRLYGVHRMKKEKIVGEKIFYLTKLNLQGKMSLPVILEPSYNHSGCDSQMSVSEMSCSESTSSCQSLEHGSVPEILIGLLYNATTGRLSAEVIKGSHFKNLAANRPPNGLFCCLKHLIGGQVYIIRDTYVKLTLLNSMGQEMSKCKTSIRRGQPNPVYKETFVFQVALFQLSDVTLILSVYNKRSMKRKEMIGWISLGLNSSGEEELNHWTEMKESKGQQVCRWHALLES